In Stigmatopora argus isolate UIUO_Sarg chromosome 17, RoL_Sarg_1.0, whole genome shotgun sequence, the following are encoded in one genomic region:
- the tyms gene encoding thymidylate synthase, whose amino-acid sequence MAASAPLLAGEGGQEENKGYSTAFFCDERGYLNQVAFILEHGRKKGDRTGTGVISVFGSQARYSLRNQFPLLTTKKVFWKGILEELLWFIKGSTNSKELSEKGVKIWDANGSRGFLDKCGFTVREEGDLGPVYGFQWRHFGAEYTDMHADYTGQGVDQLQKVIDTIKSNPEDRRIIMCAWNPKDLPLMALPPCHALCQFYVCDGELSCQLYQRSGDMGLGVPFNIASYALLTYMIAHVTGLRPGDFVHTLGDAHVYVNHVEPLKTQLKREIRPFPKLKILRQVERIDDFRAADFEIVDYDPHPAIKMEMAV is encoded by the exons ATGGCCGCATCGGCGCCCCTTTTAGCCGGGGAGGGCGGCCAGGAGGAGAACAAGGGCTACTCGACGGCTTTCTTTTGCGACGAGCGCGGCTATTTGAATCAGGTGGCCTTCATTTTGGAGCACGGACGCAAGAAAGGCGACCGGACCGGGACCGGCGTCATTTCCGTGTTCGGTTCCCAGGCCCGGTACAGCCTCCGTA ATCAATTTCCTTTGCTGACAACCAAGAAAGTATTTTGGAAGGGAATCCTTGAAGAGTTGCTTTGGTTCATCAAG GGTTCGACTAATTCCAAGGAGCTTTCGGAGAAAGGCGTGAAGATTTGGGACGCCAACGGCTCCCGCGGCTTCCTGGACAAGTGCGGCTTCACCGTGAGAGAGGAGGGCGACCTGGGGCCCGTCTACGGTTTCCAGTGGCGCCATTTTGGGGCAGAGTACACGGACATGCACGCCG ATTATACCGGGCAAGGCGTGGACCAGTTGCAGAAGGTGATCGACACCATCAAGAGTAATCCAGAAGATAGGCGCATCATCATGTGCGCGTGGAACCCTAAag ACCTTCCTCTGATGGCGTTGCCGCCGTGCCACGCCCTCTGCCAGTTCTACGTGTGCGACGGCGAGCTGTCGTGCCAGCTGTACCAGCGCTCGGGCGACATGGGCTTGGGCGTGCCATTCAACATCGCCAGCTACGCGCTCCTCACGTACATGATCGCGCACGTGACCGGACTGCGACCCGGAGACTTTGTGCACACGCTCGGGGACGCGCACGTCTACGTCAACCACGTGGAGCCTCTGAAAACGCAG CTGAAGAGGGAGATCCGGCCCTTCCCCAAATTGAAGATCCTGCGTCAAGTGGAGCGCATCGACGACTTCCGCGCCGCCGACTTTGAAATTGTGGACTATGACCCGCACCCGGCCATCAAGATGGAGATGGCCGTGTga
- the LOC144091860 gene encoding tyrosine-protein kinase yes-like — MGCVKSKEDKGPAVKYDRENPSPAAAAALPHAGHYGPDPTQLQPALAPSTSCSGAPHFNSAFAPFGGSSTGMTPFGGASSFTGPASNSFSGSVPSGVTFFVALYDYEARTSDDLSFEKGDRFQIINNTEGDWWEARSITSGQKGYIPSNYVAPADSIQAEEWYFGKMGRKDAERLLLNPGNHRGTFLARESETTKGAFSLSIRDWDESRGDNVKHYKIRKLDSGGYYITTRAQFDTLQKLVKHYTEHADGLCHKLTSVCPTVKPQTQGLARDAWEIPRESLRLELKLGQGCFGEVWMGTWNGTTKVAIKTLKPGTMSPEAFLQEAQIMKKLRHDKLVPLYAVVSEEPIYIVTEYMAKGSLIDFLKEGDGKFLKLPLLVDMAAQIADGMAFIERMNYIHRDLRAANILVGENLVCKIADFGLARLIEDNEYTARQGAKFPIKWTAPEAALYGRFTIKSDVWSFGILITELVTKGRVPYPGMVNREVLEQVERGYRMACPQGCPESLHEMMKLCWKKEADERPTFEYIQSFLEDYFTATEPQYQPGENL; from the exons ATGGGCTGCGTCAAGAGCAAAGAGGACAAAGGCCCCGCCGTCAAGTACGACCGGGAGAATCCTtcgccggccgccgccgccgccctgcCCCACGCGGGACACTACGGCCCGGATCCGACCCAGTTGCAGCCCGCCCTGGCGCCGTCCACCTCCTGCTCCGGTGCTCCCCACTTCAACTCGGCCTTCGCGCCCTTTGGAGGCTCCTCGACCGGGATGACCCCCTTCGGAGGAGCGTCCTCCTTCACCGGCCCGGCCTCAAACTCCTTCTCCGGTTCCGTCCCAA GTGGCGTGACCTTCTTCGTGGCGTTGTACGACTACGAGGCCAGGACGTCGGACGACCTGTCCTTCGAGAAAGGCGACCGCTTCCAGATCATCAACAACAC GGAGGGCGACTGGTGGGAAGCTCGCTCCATCACCAGCGGCCAGAAAGGCTACATTCCCAGCAACTACGTGGCGCCGGCCGACTCCATACAGGCTGAAGA GTGGTACTTTGGAAAAATGGGGCGGAAAGACGCGGAGAGATTGCTGCTGAACCCGGGGAACCATCGCGGGACCTTCCTGGCGCGGGAAAGCGAAACCACCAAAG GCGCTTTCTCCCTCTCCATCCGCGACTGGGACGAAAGCAGAGGCGACAACGTGAAGCACTACAAGATCCGCAAGCTGGACAGCGGCGGCTACTACATCACCACGCGAGCGCAGTTTGACACCTTGCAGAAACTTGTCAAACACTACACGG AGCACGCGGACGGACTGTGTCACAAGCTGACCAGCGTTTGCCCGACGGTCAAGCCTCAGACCCAGGGCCTGGCCAGGGACGCTTGGGAGATACCCCGAGAGTCCCTGAGACTGGAACTGAAGCTGGGTCAGGGCTGCTTCGGCGAGGTCTGGATGG gTACTTGGAACGGCACGACCAAGGTGGCCATCAAGACCTTGAAACCCGGAACCATGTCGCCCGAGGCGTTCCTGCAGGAGGCCCAGATCATGAAGAAGCTCCGACACGATAAGCTGGTGCCGTTGTACGCCGTGGTGTCCGAGGAACCCATCTACATTGTCACCGAGTACATGGCGAAAG GGAGCTTAATTGACTTCCTCAAAGAAGGCGATGGAAAATTCCTCAAGCTTCCATTGTTGGTGGACATGGCCGCGCAG ATCGCCGACGGAATGGCCTTCATCGAAAGGATGAACTACATTCACCGAGACTTGCGCGCCGCCAACATCCTGGTGGGTGAAAACCTGGTGTGCAAAATCGCCGACTTTGGCCTGGCCCGGCTGATCGAGGACAACGAGTACACGGCCAGGCAAG GGGCCAAATTCCCCATCAAGTGGACGGCGCCGGAAGCGGCGCTTTACGGACGCTTCACCATCAAGTCGGACGTGTGGTCCTTCGGTATTCTGATCACCGAGCTGGTGACCAAAGGCCGAGTGCCGTACCCGG gcatgGTGAACCGCGAGGTTCTAGAACAGGTGGAGCGCGGCTACCGCATGGCGTGTCCGCAGGGCTGCCCCGAGTCGCTGCACGAAATGATGAAGCTGTGCTGGAAGAAGGAAGCCGACGAGAGGCCCACCTTCGAGTACATCCAGTCCTTCCTCGAGGACTACTTTACCGCCACCGAACCCCAGTACCAGCCCGGGGAGAACCTATAG
- the LOC144091915 gene encoding ADP-ribosyl cyclase/cyclic ADP-ribose hydrolase 1, which translates to MKFRAAVGMTSVIACFLTLGACSGRPRGFGTTPNIKHIVMGRCFNYITLVNPSTRYDCEAIWRAFEEAVVKQNSCDVAMEHYRHMFREMPQTRACDRFLFWSKTKKFIQDYTAIAPHFWTLEDTLAGYMFNDLVWCRQQENSGFNFSSCPEWSACLHHPVHSLWRQASKNFAEMACGNITVLLNGSIENAFSKNSMFGSVELDHLNPERVNYVNIRVVTNLDGPSRESCSRGSILDLIHILQSRGFRWTCSDNERILKILQCVQKPEHSWCRTLA; encoded by the exons ATGAAGTTTAGGGCCGCCGTGGGGATGACGAGTGTAATTGCGT GCTTCCTCACGCTGGGTGCGTGTAGCGGTCGTCCGCGAGGTTTCGGCACGACGCCCAACATCAAACATATTGTGATGGGACGATGCTTTAATTATATCACGCTGGTTAACCCCAGCACGAG ATACGACTGCGAAGCAATCTGGCGTGCGTTCGAAGAAGCCGTGGTCAAGCAGAATTCCTGCGACGTAGCCATGGAGCACTATCGCCACATGTTCCGAGAAATGCCGCAAACGCGGGCGTGCGACCGG TTCCTGTTCTGGAGCAAAACCAAGAAGTTTATTCAAGACTACACGGCCATCGCGCCTCATTTCTGGACGCTAGAGGACACGCTAGCGGGCTACATGTTTAACGACCTGGTCTGGTGCCGCCAACAGGAAAACTCGG GCTTCAATTTCAGTTCGTGTCCAGAATGGTCGGCGTGTTTACATCATCCGGTTCACTCTCTGTGGAGGCAGGCGTCCAAAAAC tTTGCGGAGATGGCCTGCGGTAACATCACAGTGCTGCTCAATGGCTCCATTGAAAATGCTTTCTCCAAAAACAG CATGTTTGGGAGTGTGGAGCTGGACCATTTGAACCCGGAAAGGGTCAACTACGTCAACATCAGAGTGGTGACCAATCTGGACGGGCCCTCCAG AGAATCGTGCAGCCGTGGATCCATTCTGGATCTGATCCACATTTTACAGTCCAGAGGATTCCGCTGGACGTGCTCGGACAACGAGCG GATTCTGAAGATTTTGCAGTGCGTCCAGAAACCAGAACACTCTTGGTGTAGGACGTTGGCCTAA
- the LOC144092065 gene encoding collectin-12-like, which produces MKDDFADEDEVQSFGYKRFAIQEGTHCTKCKKEWALKTSIALLYVLCTLLGVAVALLGYKVVQRVDSVSAGIANYGGKIVAVESDLKKLDDQSGETSENATTAIRAFKTKVWTLQRQLSVMEEHLRADRLQLSLLQNLGLETRGEQASVRGLLDADAAALRSLNGTLRSYDALLGGLRDHAARLQEEVRRQGRLQDQVWLTVDGLNHTQTRQGVLLEVLRRSVDDGGRDVQGVRADLRGLEQSAEQTRSDAQWLRGKLDALQTASANASLLSKANDEGLEEVGSRLTSLSGRLQNADALADAHERSLKEILERQRDLANLTSSDLRGLEARLDRTEGGLDRVTANVSYATQLLGAVNRDLNALRGYSETVARHSEALAGLGGGVAEAKAEAGALRSRQEEMAARLDREVTGLSVVVEEMKLVDAKHSQLITNFTILQGPPGPRGSRGDRGPTGPTGQSGQKGEKGDKGASGIRGPRGEQGTPGPPGLPGLRGLPGVPGSPGSKGPRGSGGRAGPPGGKGEPGAAGLPGRDGQPGPQGAQGPPGIRGSMGPAGELGGQGPAGPPGNPGPPGPPAAALSPAPLQDVALAAALGAAAGCPPEWLGYGNKCYLFSKDLHSFDDAEATCQLQSASLLTVDDAEEQKWLQKQIQDKGYFWMALTDRAEENVWRWLDGTRPAFTKWKPGQPDNWGHGHESGENCAGLIHDGLWNDFSCEDLISYICQKPHTMVGSS; this is translated from the exons ATGAAAG ACGACTTTGCAGACGAGGATGAAGTTCAGTCTTTTGGATACAAGCGATTTG CCATCCAGGAAGGCACCCACTGCACCAAGTGCAAGAAGGAATGGGCGCTGAAAACCTCCATAGCGTTGCTCTACGTGCTCTGCACGCTACTCGGCGTCGCCGTCGCCCTGCTCGGCTATAAAG TGGTGCAACGAGTGGATAGCGTGTCTGCCGGAATCGCCAACTATGGGGGCAAGATCGTGGCGGTGGAGAGCGACTTGAAAAAGCTAG ACGATCAAAGCGGCGAGACGTCGGAGAACGCCACCACGGCCATCCGCGCCTTCAAGACCAAGGTGTGGACCCTGCAGAGGCAGCTGTCCGTCATGGAGGAGCACCTCCGCGCCGACCGCCTCCAGCTGAGCCTCCTGCAAAACCTGGGCTTGGAAACGCGCGGCGAACAGGCCTCCGTCCGGGGCCTGCTGGACGCCGACGCCGCCGCCTTGCGCTCGCTCAACGGCACCCTGCGCTCCTACGACGCCCTCCTGGGGGGTCTGCGGGACCACGCCGCCCGGCTCCAGGAGGAAGTCCGGCGCCAGGGGAGGCTCCAGGACCAGGTCTGGCTGACTGTGGACGGCCTCAACCACACCCAGACGCGGCAGGGCGTTCTCCTCGAGGTCCTGCGCCGCTCCGTGGACGACGGCGGACGGGACGTCCAGGGGGTCCGCGCCGACCTCCGGGGCTTGGAGCAGAGCGCCGAGCAGACGCGCTCCGACGCCCAGTGGCTCCGGGGGAAATTGGACGCCCTGCAGACGGCGTCCGCCAACGCCTCGCTCCTGTCCAAGGCTAACGACGAAGGCCTGGAGGAGGTGGGATCCCGGCTGACGTCGCTCTCGGGCCGCCTGCAGAACGCCGACGCCCTGGCCGACGCCCACGAGCGCTCCCTGAAGGAGATCCTGGAGCGGCAGAGGGATCTGGCCAACCTCACCTCGTCCGACCTGCGAGGCCTGGAGGCCCGGCTGGACCGGACGGAGGGGGGCCTGGACCGCGTGACGGCCAACGTCAGCTACGCCACGCAACTCTTGGGCGCCGTCAACCGGGACCTCAACGCCTTGCGCGGCTACTCGGAGACGGTGGCCCGCCACTCGGAGGCGCTGGCGGGCCTCGGCGGCGGCGTGGCCGAGGCCAAGGCCGAGGCGGGCGCCCTGCGATCCCGCCAGGAGGAGATGGCGGCCAGGTTGGACCGGGAGGTGACCGGCCTCTCCGTCGTCGTGGAGGAGATGAAGTTGGTGGACGCCAAGCACTCCCAGTTGATCACCAACTTCACCATCTTGCAGG GTCCTCCCGGTCCCAGAGGGTCACGAGGGGACAGGGGCCCCACGGGACCCACTGGCCAGTCGGGTCAGAAGGGCGAGAAGGGGGACAAAGGCGCCTCGGGAATACGTGGCCCGAGAGGGGAGCAAGGTACTCCGGGACCGCCGGGTCTCCCGGGCCTGAGGGGCCTTCCGGGCGTCCCGGGGAGCCCCGGGTCCAAGGGCCCCAGGGGATCGGGGGGCAGGGCCGGACCTCCCGGGGGTAAAGGCGAGCCGGGCGCCGCCGGTCTGCCCGGCAGGGACGGCCAGCCCGGTCCCCAGGGGGCTCAGGGTCCGCCGGGGATCCGTGGATCGATGGGCCCGGCCGGAGAACTGGGAGGGCAGGGACCGGCGGGTCCTCCGGGGAACCCGGGGCCCCCGGGACCGCCCGCCGCCGCCTTGAGTCCGGCGCCTCTCCAAGATGTGGCGCTCGCCGCCGCGCTGGGGGCCGCCGCAG GTTGTCCGCCCGAGTGGCTCGGCTACGGGAACAAGTGCTACTTGTTCTCCAAAGACTTGCACAGCTTCGACGACGCCGAGGCCACGTGTCAACTCCAGTCGGCTTCCCTGTTGACCGTCGACGACGCGGAGGAACAG AAATGGCTTCAGAAGCAGATCCAAGACAAAGGCTACTTCTGGATGGCTCTGACCGACCGCGCGGAGGAGAACGTTTGGCGCTGGCTGGACGGCACCCGGCCGGCTTTCAc GAAGTGGAAACCCGGGCAGCCCGACAACTGGGGCCACGGCCACGAGAGCGGCGAGAACTGCGCGGGGCTGATCCACGACGGCCTCTGGAACGATTTCTCCTGCGAAGACCTCATAAGCTACATTTGCCAGAAGCCACACACGATGG TGGGTAGCTCGTAG